A single region of the Saprospiraceae bacterium genome encodes:
- a CDS encoding sialate O-acetylesterase has protein sequence MSRLICLLNRLEPPGLITLLCLLLWMPPSSFGQLRLAKVFQDHMVLQRGHEITIWGTSNKKDRVSITFNGQTVTTRADKLGNWTYLLPAMEAGGPHLLRVSSRKEVRLISDILIGDLWICSGQSNMEWIVRNSNNAAEEMANAKDDQIRQFKVPHTWASEPQDTLVSGEWRIANPENVGDFSAVGYFFARELRQHVDVPIGLINTSWGGSKIEPWMHASSLEGYPIPKVDSLIQAATEESKKKLQSLEARLGQLPEKDNGLEKGWHQANFLDSDWLTINLPGLWETAGYEGLNGVFWFRKTIELTEAEAAAGIQLSLGKIDDSDWTYVNGQEVGSNIDAYAKDRVYEVSASVLKAGQNTIAVRVEDTGGGGGIYGDAAQLFYQSNQGKTSLATSWKMKIGAASYESGGAFQINQTPTILYNIMIHPLLKLPIKGALWYQGESNADEEGAYVYRDLFARMITDWRARWGVGDFPFLYVQLANFMAPSPTPTESNWAVLRESQSATLAIPNTAQVVIIDIGEAKDIHPRNKQDVGLRLSLAARKLAYQQDVVYSGPVYKEMKIEGNKVVLSFDHVGSGLVAHDKYGYLKGFTIAGADKQFVWAKAEIKGNQIIVWSDEVKAPVAVRYGWANNPDDVNLYNKEGLPASPFRTDK, from the coding sequence ATGTCACGCCTTATTTGTCTGCTTAATAGACTAGAGCCTCCGGGACTAATAACACTTTTATGCTTACTATTATGGATGCCACCTTCTAGTTTTGGGCAACTCCGTTTAGCTAAAGTATTTCAGGATCACATGGTTTTGCAGCGAGGGCATGAGATCACCATTTGGGGTACTTCCAATAAAAAAGATAGGGTCAGCATTACCTTTAATGGACAAACCGTTACCACCAGAGCGGACAAGTTGGGGAATTGGACCTACCTACTACCTGCAATGGAAGCTGGAGGTCCTCACCTCTTGCGCGTAAGTAGCCGAAAGGAAGTCAGGCTAATCAGCGATATTTTGATTGGAGACTTATGGATTTGTTCTGGACAATCGAATATGGAGTGGATCGTGAGGAATTCAAATAATGCAGCTGAGGAGATGGCAAATGCCAAGGATGACCAGATACGTCAGTTCAAGGTGCCACATACCTGGGCAAGTGAACCTCAAGACACCTTAGTGAGTGGCGAATGGCGCATTGCCAATCCTGAAAACGTAGGAGATTTCTCCGCGGTGGGCTATTTTTTCGCTAGAGAACTGCGCCAGCACGTAGATGTGCCCATTGGTTTGATTAATACCTCATGGGGTGGTAGCAAAATTGAACCCTGGATGCACGCCTCGTCGCTGGAGGGCTACCCGATTCCCAAGGTGGATTCCTTGATACAAGCGGCAACGGAAGAAAGCAAAAAAAAGCTGCAAAGCCTGGAAGCGAGGCTTGGTCAATTGCCAGAAAAAGACAATGGTTTAGAGAAAGGGTGGCATCAAGCAAATTTCCTTGATAGCGACTGGTTGACCATTAATTTGCCAGGTCTTTGGGAAACTGCTGGCTACGAGGGTTTGAATGGTGTTTTCTGGTTCCGGAAAACCATTGAATTAACTGAAGCGGAAGCAGCGGCTGGCATTCAATTGTCTTTGGGTAAAATTGACGATTCTGATTGGACTTACGTTAATGGGCAGGAAGTGGGGAGCAACATAGACGCCTATGCAAAAGACCGGGTGTATGAGGTGTCGGCGAGTGTTTTAAAGGCTGGCCAGAATACCATTGCAGTAAGAGTCGAAGATACAGGTGGCGGTGGTGGAATTTATGGCGATGCAGCACAGCTTTTTTACCAAAGCAACCAAGGGAAAACGAGTTTGGCTACATCCTGGAAGATGAAAATAGGAGCGGCAAGTTATGAGTCTGGGGGGGCTTTTCAGATAAATCAAACGCCTACCATTTTGTACAATATCATGATTCACCCTTTGCTGAAGCTGCCGATCAAAGGAGCCCTTTGGTACCAGGGCGAATCCAATGCCGACGAAGAAGGCGCCTATGTCTACCGAGATTTATTTGCCAGAATGATTACAGATTGGCGGGCCCGTTGGGGGGTAGGCGATTTCCCCTTTTTATACGTTCAACTGGCTAATTTTATGGCACCCAGTCCGACACCAACGGAAAGCAATTGGGCGGTATTGCGCGAATCCCAATCAGCAACCTTGGCTATTCCCAATACCGCCCAAGTGGTCATCATCGATATCGGGGAGGCCAAAGATATTCACCCGCGCAACAAACAGGACGTAGGGCTCCGGCTGTCCTTAGCTGCCCGAAAATTGGCCTATCAACAGGATGTCGTTTACTCTGGGCCGGTTTATAAGGAAATGAAAATAGAGGGAAACAAAGTCGTTTTATCCTTCGATCATGTGGGCAGCGGCCTGGTTGCTCACGACAAATATGGTTACCTAAAAGGTTTCACCATAGCGGGAGCCGATAAGCAATTCGTTTGGGCCAAGGCGGAAATTAAAGGAAATCAAATCATTGTTTGGAGTGATGAGGTCAAGGCGCCCGTTGCCGTCCGTTACGGCTGGGCTAATAATCCGGATGATGTAAACTTGTATAATAAGGAAGGCTTGCCAGCGAGCCCTTTCAGGACAGACAAATAA
- a CDS encoding HEAT repeat domain-containing protein, with protein MKMRHQLTFFGICLLLVGMIWACNKGQQKVLFSSLSEEAQREATNALSSMEVAEGLEVALFASEPMLINPTNIAIDEKGRVWVCEVNNYRLPHNQDVAERMEGDRILILEDTDGDGKADSRKVFYQGPDINGALGIAVFGKKVIVSISPDVFVFTDEDGDDIPDQKDTLFTQIEGVDHDHGMHAFSFGPDGKYYFNFGNEGKQIFYKNGQPVLDQIGQPIRTKDSPYKQGLAFRCDPDGTNVEVLGQNFRNPFEITIDPFGTLWQSDNDDDGNKGTRINFVMEFGNYGYTDALTGAGWRTRRVGMHEEIPLRHWHQNDPGSVPNLLQTGSGSPTGILMYEGDLLPEVFHHQMIHCEPGHNVVRSYPVQKDGAGYKAEIVNLLKSEDIWFRPSDVAVAPDGSVFVSDWYDAGVGGHKMADAQRGRIYRIAKKVDQYKVPEVPITDAATAVEALKNPNNTTFYLAWQKIKSLGQAAEPALQALWQSESLQHRAKALWLLAEVGTAPEYISAGLQDNAEDLRITALRIARQKDKEKLLGYIGQVVNDPSPAVRREAAIALRFYGTPAAAELWGKLAAQHKGDDPWYLEALGIGADVYPDLYFEALQKQLGADWTGKGAQQLIWRVHAKASIPLLADIISDVNTSPKDLAKYFRSFNFKNDPSKNDYLVQLIKLDHPQQNLIRTYALGQLGADYVQAHPELKPLIRSILPNIEGSPEWVTAVNSMRLKEMSPKVLDLFLATEDKALQTEAANLLFDLGGENVLKQRFNTADFATKKEVLSALGRVGHAGNLAFLTSLVEDEKLEFPLKNDAVQAMGNNWDGQHYLYELLKANRLEGNLKTTAALKLMNCWDPEVRNNAPKFIEGAKSKEGDYLPTVKELVERTGVAAEGAMVFQSYCTSCHQMNGEGVVFGPDLSEIGSKLAKRALYEAIIYPSSGINFGYEGYMIKMKDGTLYSGYITSQTEDELTLRMMGGIDQKIARNQMDSQTLMDMSLMTANLQSVMAENDLVNLVEYLATLKKVEVVQ; from the coding sequence ATGAAAATGCGACATCAACTTACGTTTTTTGGCATTTGCCTGCTATTAGTGGGCATGATCTGGGCCTGTAACAAAGGCCAGCAAAAAGTTTTATTTAGCAGCTTGAGTGAAGAAGCACAGCGGGAGGCTACCAATGCCCTGAGTAGCATGGAAGTGGCAGAAGGCCTGGAAGTGGCCTTGTTTGCCTCAGAGCCTATGCTAATCAACCCAACGAACATCGCCATAGATGAAAAAGGCAGGGTATGGGTGTGTGAGGTTAACAACTACCGTTTGCCGCACAATCAGGATGTAGCAGAAAGAATGGAAGGCGATCGGATTTTGATATTAGAAGACACCGATGGTGATGGAAAGGCGGATAGTCGCAAGGTTTTTTATCAGGGGCCGGATATCAATGGAGCGCTTGGCATTGCTGTTTTTGGTAAAAAAGTTATCGTTTCCATTAGTCCGGATGTGTTTGTTTTTACAGATGAGGATGGCGATGATATCCCTGACCAGAAAGATACCCTTTTTACCCAAATCGAAGGGGTAGATCACGACCATGGGATGCACGCCTTCTCCTTCGGACCAGATGGCAAATATTACTTCAATTTTGGAAATGAAGGCAAACAAATTTTTTATAAAAACGGCCAACCGGTGTTGGACCAAATCGGTCAACCTATCCGAACGAAAGACTCTCCCTACAAGCAGGGGCTAGCCTTCCGCTGTGATCCGGATGGTACAAATGTAGAAGTCTTGGGCCAAAACTTCAGGAACCCTTTTGAAATCACGATAGATCCATTTGGTACGCTGTGGCAATCGGACAATGACGATGACGGCAACAAAGGGACCCGGATTAACTTTGTGATGGAGTTTGGCAATTACGGCTATACCGATGCCCTTACTGGCGCGGGCTGGCGTACCCGACGAGTGGGGATGCACGAAGAAATTCCGCTCCGGCATTGGCACCAAAATGATCCCGGTTCCGTCCCCAATCTACTGCAAACAGGGTCTGGGTCACCTACCGGAATCTTAATGTATGAGGGAGACCTACTACCCGAGGTATTTCACCATCAAATGATCCATTGCGAACCAGGTCACAATGTGGTGCGTTCTTATCCCGTACAGAAAGATGGCGCAGGATATAAAGCGGAAATTGTCAATTTGCTGAAAAGCGAAGATATTTGGTTCCGACCCAGCGATGTAGCGGTGGCTCCCGACGGTTCTGTTTTTGTCTCAGATTGGTACGATGCTGGCGTAGGAGGGCATAAAATGGCCGATGCTCAACGAGGCCGCATTTATCGGATTGCCAAAAAAGTGGACCAGTACAAGGTGCCTGAAGTACCTATCACTGATGCTGCGACCGCCGTCGAGGCTTTAAAAAATCCCAATAACACCACTTTTTACCTGGCCTGGCAGAAAATAAAGTCATTGGGCCAGGCGGCAGAGCCAGCGCTACAGGCCCTTTGGCAAAGTGAAAGTCTGCAACACCGAGCCAAGGCTTTGTGGTTGTTGGCAGAAGTCGGAACAGCACCCGAGTACATCAGCGCCGGCCTACAGGATAATGCGGAAGATCTCCGGATAACGGCACTCCGCATTGCTCGTCAAAAAGATAAAGAAAAACTGCTGGGTTATATTGGTCAGGTGGTAAATGATCCTTCTCCGGCGGTGCGCCGGGAGGCAGCCATTGCCCTGCGTTTCTATGGTACCCCAGCTGCTGCGGAGCTTTGGGGTAAACTGGCCGCCCAGCACAAGGGGGATGATCCCTGGTACCTGGAAGCTTTGGGGATTGGCGCTGATGTCTATCCTGATCTTTATTTTGAAGCCCTGCAAAAACAACTTGGTGCAGATTGGACGGGCAAGGGGGCGCAGCAACTCATTTGGCGGGTACATGCGAAAGCCAGCATTCCTTTGTTGGCGGATATTATTAGTGATGTCAATACCTCACCCAAAGACTTGGCCAAATATTTCCGTTCCTTTAATTTCAAAAATGATCCGTCTAAGAACGATTACCTCGTGCAGCTGATCAAGCTGGACCATCCACAGCAAAACCTGATTCGCACCTATGCCTTGGGCCAATTGGGGGCTGATTATGTGCAAGCCCATCCTGAGCTCAAACCATTGATTCGGTCCATTTTACCAAATATAGAAGGCTCGCCAGAATGGGTGACTGCGGTGAATAGTATGCGGTTAAAAGAAATGAGTCCTAAAGTGTTGGATTTATTCCTAGCTACCGAAGACAAGGCGTTGCAAACGGAGGCAGCCAATTTGCTGTTTGATTTAGGAGGTGAAAACGTATTGAAACAACGATTTAATACGGCAGATTTTGCCACTAAAAAGGAGGTTTTGTCAGCCCTTGGCAGGGTGGGCCATGCAGGTAATCTCGCTTTTTTAACAAGCCTGGTAGAAGATGAAAAATTGGAATTTCCATTAAAAAACGATGCCGTTCAAGCCATGGGAAATAATTGGGACGGCCAACATTACCTGTATGAATTGCTGAAAGCAAACCGGCTGGAGGGCAACCTCAAAACGACAGCTGCTCTGAAACTGATGAATTGTTGGGATCCTGAAGTGAGAAATAATGCACCCAAGTTTATTGAAGGGGCCAAATCGAAAGAAGGGGATTACTTGCCAACGGTGAAAGAGCTGGTAGAGCGGACTGGGGTAGCGGCTGAAGGGGCAATGGTATTTCAATCCTATTGTACTTCTTGCCACCAAATGAATGGAGAAGGTGTTGTCTTTGGCCCTGATTTATCCGAGATTGGCAGCAAACTGGCCAAACGGGCTTTGTATGAAGCCATTATATATCCTAGCTCGGGTATTAATTTTGGGTATGAAGGTTATATGATCAAAATGAAAGATGGTACGCTTTATAGTGGATATATTACGAGTCAGACAGAGGATGAACTGACGCTTCGGATGATGGGGGGAATCGACCAAAAAATTGCGCGAAATCAGATGGATAGCCAAACTTTGATGGATATGTCTTTGATGACGGCGAACTTGCAAAGTGTCATGGCGGAAAATGATTTGGTGAATTTGGTGGAGTATTTGGCTACTTTGAAAAAGGTGGAGGTGGTGCAGTAA
- a CDS encoding CBS domain-containing protein produces the protein MPTYPSISKFMATKLITFTPETDIRHAIDIILKKKISGAPVLDANGQLVGILSEVDCLKLLLEGPYNKEPSQKGSVGDFMSKSIKTINANKNILDAAYEFVHAGYKRLPVIQDGKLVGQISRSDVLRAIQQIQPDIKHVPDSWKNRPPVVADHKKSRHSENA, from the coding sequence ATGCCTACATATCCTTCTATCAGCAAGTTTATGGCTACCAAACTTATCACCTTTACACCTGAAACAGATATCAGACATGCGATTGATATCATTTTAAAGAAAAAGATTTCCGGTGCACCTGTACTTGATGCCAACGGCCAATTAGTTGGTATTTTATCAGAGGTAGACTGCCTCAAATTATTATTAGAAGGTCCTTACAACAAAGAACCTTCCCAAAAAGGTAGTGTTGGTGATTTTATGTCCAAATCTATAAAAACCATTAATGCCAATAAAAACATACTAGATGCAGCTTACGAGTTTGTTCATGCCGGCTACAAGCGATTGCCTGTTATCCAAGATGGCAAACTGGTTGGACAAATCAGCCGCAGCGACGTCCTCAGGGCTATTCAACAAATTCAACCGGATATTAAACATGTTCCAGATTCTTGGAAAAATAGGCCCCCTGTTGTAGCCGATCATAAAAAATCACGACATTCGGAGAATGCATAA